In the genome of Nitrospira sp., the window CGCAGTTTCGCGACATCCATGTCGGATACGCCGATAGCTACATCCATCGCCAACACCAAATCCATGCCAGCAACCCCAGCGCCGTAGGGACTGGTGGCACCCCTTTCATGGCCTATCTCCAGAAGCACTTGGACGAAACCAGGCGCGCGATCGCTGACTAGATCTACTAACCGACATGTCGTTTTGCATGACCCGCGATGCGTTGCGTTCACCATGCATCTGGTCGACAAAACAAGAAGTACTAAGTGGGGATGTGCGTGCCATCGTTAACGGGCATCCATAATTGATTCGGCTGGCCTCTGGCCGGATCTGGGACGGACATAGAAAAGGGGGCGACAAAGGTCGCCCCCCCATATACCGCGATTTTGAAAGATCTCTCTATTTGGCAGGAAGCTTGACGCTGACGGCACCTCCCAGGTCACCTTCGTTCGCGCCCTCTTTCTTGTAGCCGGAGACATCCGTCTCGCCTTTTGGCCCACCGTGGCAGCCCATGCAACCTTTGCCGTAAAACAACGGCAGCATCACTCGAACATCTCCGCCGACGGGCTCACTCATGATCTTGTCTCCCTGGCGTGGATAGCCGGGATCGCCGAGCTTTTTCATCATTCCGGCTTCAAAGGCATCTGCCTTATTCTTTGGGTTTCGGAGCAAGGTATCGGTCGTCGTCTGCTTCATGTAGATGCTCGTCTTGGCGCTGAACCCTGCAGCTGTCTGCGTTCCAAAGTGCGCCGGTGTAAACCCCTTGTATCCCACACCAGGCTTGTTGATGGTCGCTTGATTATCTGCGACCGTTTGTTTTGCGGCTGCGACGAGTTCCGGAAGAAGTTTCTGCGCCGATCCAGGAACACCGCTTGTTTTCAAATTACCTAAATCCACTCCAGTTCGCGCCTTGAATTTCTCCGCAAGCTGTTGGGCGAATACATCAGGTGTAAACCCCTTGTCCCCTTTGCTCGCATCATTGATCAACGGCTGATTGGCCGCAACGGCGCCACGCCCGGCGTCCAGCAGGATGGCCAGAAGGCGACCGGTTTCAACCGCGTCATCCCCCGCAAAGACCGACAGTGGGCCAAGCACCGAAGCGAGAAACACTCCGAGTGCCGGAAGTAATCTTCGTCGGATCATAGATCCTCCTCGATTGACAGGTTGGACTGACTGAGTGCCAGGAAACAGATAGGTCCGAGAAAAGAAGATGAAGCGAATGAAAGAATGACGTTCACTATACGCCGACTACACTGGCAACACTAGAGCTATTCGGTCGTGGCAGTGAAGGATTGGCTCTATTATATTAATTGAGTTCTCACGACTTCAATGCATCCTCCAGCGAGGATCTCGGAAATCAGATCACTTCTCGAAGATCATGTCGTGGGCAGCCCCATCAACAAGAGGAGAAGGCCCCCTTTTCATTCTATGACCATTGACTGAACTGAACACCTGGCGTATCGTTTCACACACTCAACTTACCTCTGAGGTCTCACCATGCAGGCTGCTTCAGCCTATGACCCTCGCCTCGCACGGGATCTGATCCTCGACGAGCTATTCGATCTTTCCCTCTACAAAGCCCTTCGAGGTGTGACTGAACCGGACGTCCATGACACGCTGGATGAATTGATCAAGGTTGAAACCGCGCATCTCGCCTTCTGGCAGCGATTCTTCAATCTCAAACTGGAGCAGCTCGACCTCGGACGGCGTATCAAATTATCCGTCATGATGCTGGTCTGCCGGCTCTTCGGCTCGACGGCCGTCCACCTGGTCCTCGAAGCGATCGAAGTGCACGGGGTGCGGAAGTACCTGGCCCTCTGGCGGGCCTACCAGGGCAAACCGCTGGCCGAGGCCTTGCGCGGAATTCTCATGGATGAATTCAAGCATGAAGACGTGCTCGTCACGGCACTCACGCAGCGAAAGATCAATCCTGAGAAGATCCGCAATATTTTCCTTGGACTGAATGACGGCCTGGTGGAGATTCTTGGCGCGGTGAGCGGATTCTTCGGAGCCTTCGGCAGCACGACGATGGTGCTGATCGCCGCTTCGACCACGGCCGTCGCGGGGGCCCTGTCGATGGCCGCCGGTGCATTCCTGGCGCTTAATTCTGAGAAAGAAGTGAAATCGACCGAAGTCGCAAAGAAGCTTTTTCTAGGCGAGGAATCTGAATTTACCCCGATGGAAGAACAACCGCTGTCATCGGCGCTGGTGGTCGGCTCAGCCTACCTGCTGGGCGCCATCGTCCCGGTGTTCCCCGTGCTGATCGGCGCCACCGATGCGCTGTTTTCCATCCTGACGGCCGGCCTCATGGTGGTGCTCGTCTCGACGATTCTATCGTTCCTGTCCGGCATGGACATCAAACGACGCATCGTGCTCAACCTGGTGATCATCACCGTGGCGGTCAGCATCAGCTATGGGATCGGAATCGTTGCAAAAAACTACTGGGGGATTGCGCTGTAGGTTCTATCGTGCGGAAAACATAGGAAGCTCGCGTGATCCTTCCGCCTCTCGTTGAATACGCTCCCGTTCAGCCCGGGAGGCTTCCAGCACATCGTGCAGCATCTCATCCGTCATTTGCGTCATCTGCGCCGCCGCATCTTTCATGTCGGCGTGCTCGACCGCGCGCGAGAGCACTTCTGATTTGGTCGCGCCCTTTTTCTGACCCATAAAGGGTTTGGTAATCAGAAATACCACGTCACGCACCGGCATGAACCGCAAAAATCGACGGAGCAAACGAATCGTCTGGATCGGGTAACAGAAGAGCTTGTACATGAACAACTTCTGCAACCCCTTCTGCCGCACACGATTGATGGTTTCTCCCGGCAGACAGGTCGGATCGATTTCAGAGCACTTGAAGTACTTGTACCAATCAGTCGATTCCTGCACCAGCCCGCGCTTCACATATTCCTGCCACAGCGGAGTCCCGCGGTAGACACAGAGCCGGTTGAAGCCGAATGTATCCAGCGGCAGCTTGGCGGCGAAGTCAAACGTGGCCTTCATATCTTCGACGGTTTCGTCTGGATTGCCGACGGTGAAGAATCCGTGCACGATCTCGATGCCGGCCTTCTTGGCGTTCTTGACCGCCGTCGTCACTTCCGCCAGCGTCTGCTCTTTCTTCAACCGGTCGAGGATCTTCTGACTGCCGCTCTCGATCCCGAACATAACCGTGCGGCAATGGGCCTTGGCCATCGCGGGAAAGAGATGCTGGGCGACGGAATCGACCCGCCCTTCAATGCCCCACTGAATGGTCAGCTTCTCATCCATCGCCCCTTGGCAAATGGCCTCGATCCGCTTCGGCTGAAGCAGAAAATGATCGTCCACGAAATAGACCGAGCCATAGCCATGCTCTTCGAGATACTTGAGCTCGGCGACCACATGCGCAGGCGTTCGTGCCCGCCACTTGCCCTCGTTGAAAATCGGAATGTCGCAAAATACGCAAGGCCAGGGGCAGCCGCGCGAGGTCTGCATCGTCGTAAATCGTTCCATCGACAGCACCGCCGGCACATCCAACGGCATCGACTCAATGAAGTCGAGTTTCAAGCTCTCTCGATCAGGGAAGGGCCACTGGTCCAAATGGCGTTCCATCGGACGGTTTGGATTGTGCACGACTTTCCCGTCCTTCATCCACGTCAAGCTGGCCACGGCTTCCGGGCTGTCAAAATTCGCGAGCAGATCAAGCAACAGCTGCTCACCGTCGCCACGACAAACATAATCGACTTCGGGGCACTGCAATTTGACCAGCGGGGCATTGAGACTGGCAAAGACGCCGCCGAAGGCCAGTTTTACTTTTGGATTGGTCGCGCGAATCTGCCGTGCAAGAATTTTGGCGTAGGGATAACTGGTCGTACTCAGGAAGCTCAGGCCGACGAGGTCCGGCTGCTCGCGATTGATCTGATCAATGATGACGTCGTTCGGCGTGTCGGGATTCGCCTGATCGAACATCACGCACTCGTGCCCGGCCTGCTTCACAACGGACGAGAGCGACATGATACCGATGGGCGGGAAACCCATGACACGGATATTGCCGTTTTTCGCGCGGGTTTTCGCCGGAAGCGCGTAGAACTGGGGATCGCGGACGTGGATGAGAAAAACTCGCAGACAGACTCCTTGGTTCGACTTCAACTACCACTGAGTGCGCGGACACCGGAAGGATGCGGCAGAAAGAGCAGGGGTTACAATCAACAGGTGCAATCCCTAGCGTGAGACTAACACGATATCAGGTTGGGGGAAAGCGGATATTTCTCTTGAAGACTCCGCTGGAGCGATGCCCTGCGAGTGCGGAAGATAGGGACTGAAACAGATCGGGGGTGCTGAGCGACGCTCGGCACCCCCGATCACCACACACCGATAGAAATGATTAGCGGCCCAACGCGAGCTTGATGGCGTTGCCGATCTCTGCCGGATTCTTCACGACCTTCACACCGGCTGACTCGAGCGTCTTCATCTTTTCAGCTGCCGTGCCCTTACCGCCGGAGACGATGGCACCGGCGTGGCCCATGCGGCGGCCTGGAGGAGCCGTGATGCCGGCGATAAAACTCACGACCGGCTTCTTCACATTCTTCTTGATGAACTCAGCGGCTTTCTCTTCGGCATCGCCACCGATTTCACCGATCATCACGATCCCCTGGGTCTCGGGATCTTTCTCGAACAACGCTAATACATCGACGAAGCCGGTTCCATTGACCGGATCGCCCCCGATCCCCACGCAGGTAGTTTCGCCAAGACCTAAGGTCGACAGCTGGTGCACCGCTTCATAGGTGAGGGTCCCGCTGCGCGAGACGACACCGACGATGCCCTTCTTATGGATAAATCCTGGCATGATCCCGATCTTCGCTTCATCGACCGTAATCACGCCCGGGCAATTCGGCCCGATCAATCGCACATCGCGGCCATGTAACGCTCGCTTCACCTTCACCATGTCGTTCACCGGAATACCTTCGGTGATACAGATGATCAGCTTCACCCCGGCATCGGCGGCTTCCAGAATCGCATCGGCGCAGAAAGGCGGCGGCACGAAAATCAGCGATGTGTCACAGCCCTCTTTCTTGACCGCATCCCGTACTGTATTGAACACGGGAATGCCTTCAACTTCCTGTCCCGCCTTCCCGGGAGTGACACCGGCAACGACCTTCGTGCCATACGCCTTGCATTGCGTCGCATGGAACGAGCCTTCCTTGCCCGTGATCCCCTGCACTACCACTCGCGTGTTTTTATTAACGAGAATTGACATAGATTGATCCTTCTTTTCGTTTTACTGCTCTAGAAGATGCCTTTTGCGTGAGATTCATCAATCGTCAGACGGTGCAGATCATAATGCGCACTCTTTACAACGTCTTCGGGTTCATCCGAAAAGGGCATAGCAAAAATCAGGAATATTTGAATCCAGAATCCCAACTCTTCCTTTTTGTCAATATTCGCAAGCACCTTCTGATCTCGACCCTTATACACGGTCTTGGTGATCAAGTCCTCTGACGCGTATCCGGGAATCATGCCAAAGGTAAATCCGGAGATAAAGCCAGAGAGAAACGCCAGCCCTTCACTCCCCTCCTCGACAATAGAAATATCCGCCCTGATATCGGCCGACTCACCTTCCACAGACACTGAAGAAAACAATCCGGATTCTGTGTATGCTTTCGCAGCCTGTTCTCGAAACAGCTTTGCAGTAGCCTGTGTGGTTTCTGGGATCGTCCCATCAGAATCTGCACCTCTACTCACATTCAAGCTGATGGACTTCTTCCCCAATGATGGCGGTTGAGGAGGCCATTGAGCAGGTGGCTTCAGATCCCCCTCCCGAACCATAAGGCATCCCGACAGGCTCAAGATGAGAAAGACTATTGGGAGGATCTTTCGAAAACTTCTCACGCTGCTTTTCCCGTCAGCTTCACAATCTTTCGCGCCGCTTCCTACAAGTCGTTGGGTATCTCCAATTTCAAGCCGGACTCCGCCAACAGTTTGCGGCCTTCTTCCTGGTTCGCCCCTTCACAGACTCCCGTTTCTAAAAAAGGCCCTTCTGGTGCGCATCCTCAATGGTGGCTCGGTGCATGTCATACTGCGCAGCACTCAGCTTTGCCGCAGGACTGTCAGCAAACGGCATAGCAAACAGCAAGAAGAACTGAATCCAAAACCCCATCCCTTGGCGCTGCTCGATCGTCCCGACCTCTTTCGACTGGCGATCTCTATAACTCGTTCGCGTCGCGAGATCTTGAGCAACATACCCGGGTATCATGGTAAACGTAATCGCGGATACGGCCGCGGACCAGGAAAGACCCTCGTCTCCCGCCTCGATCACTGCAATGTCTGCATGCAAATCCGCGGGCGCACCGTTCATGATAACGGAAGAAAACACACCGGAATCAAGATAGGCCTTGACCGCCTGCTCACGGGAATCGCCGAGCCCTTCCTTCCCCTGAGGACCGATTCCGGCGACATGGAGCGCAATGGACTTTTTCGCCGGCTGAACCGACTGCGGTGCGTGCTGCCCCGACACCGATGACGCCCCATCCCGGACCATGAGGCATCCGGAAGCGCTCAACGACAGGAGGACAAATGTGATGATGACCCAGGGCATTTTCTACACACAACCTTCCACGCACGCGCCGGCCCATGAACCGAAACTTTCTCACAGAAATAAATGCAGGCCCCGCCTACGCCGCTTTTCCGGTCAGCTTCACAATCTTCTGCGCCGCTTCCCACAAGTCGTTGGCCACTTCGAGTTTCAAGCCGGACTCAGCCAATAGCTTGCGACCTTCTTCCGCATTCGTTCCCTGCAAGCGAACCACCAGCGGCACCGTGATCTTCACTTCCTTGGCCGCTTCGATCACGCCGTTGGCAATGCGCTCGCAGCGCACGATGCCGCCGAAAATGTTGATGAAGATGCCCTTGACGTTCGGATCCTTGAGGAGAATCCGGAATCCGGCTGCCACCGTCTCTTTGGTCGCGCCGCCGCCGACATCCAGAAAGTTCGCCGGCTCGCTGCCCGCCAGCTTGATCACATCCATCGTCGCCATGGCCAGACCCGCGCCGTTGACCATGCAACCGATGTTGCCGTCCAGCTTGACGTAATTCAGATTGCTCGCACCGGCTTCGATTTCCAGCGGCTCTTCTTCGTTGAGATCGCGCATCTGCTGAACATCGGCATGCTTGAACAGCGCGTTGTCGTCGAAGGACACTTTGCCGTCGAGGGCGACGATCGTCTTTTCTTTGGTGATGATGAGCGGGTTGATCTCGACCATCGCCGCGTGCTTTTCCATAAACATGCGATAGAGATTCCCCATCATCTGGATGAAGGGATTCATCACGGCCGGTTCGATCGTATTGAGACCGAGGGCAAACGCCACGTTGCGTCCGTTGTAGCCCTGGAATCCCACGGCGGGATCGATCAATTCCTTGATGATCTTTTCGGGTGTCTTTTCCGCGACCTCTTCGATTTCCATCCCGCCTTCGGTGCTGGCGATGAAGACGGGCCAACCGGAATCGCGATCCACCAGGATGCTCAAATACAATTCCTTGCTGATGTTCGCGCCTTCTTCGAGCAGGAGCCGATGGACCTGACGGCCTTTGGGACCGGTCTGGTGAGTCACCAGCGTCTTGCCGATCAGCTCCTTGGCCAGGCCTGCCACCGCCGCCTTATCCTTGGTGATCTTGACGCCGCCCGCCTTGCCGCGGCCGCCCGCATGGATCTGCGCCTTCACGACGAATACGGGCGTGTTCAGCTCGTTGGCCCAGGCCGTCGCCGCTTCCGGAGATGTCACTTCTTTTCCGCGTGGGACCGGCACCCCGAACTGCGCAAACAACTGCTTCGCCTGAAACTCATGCACATTCATGCTGTACTCCTCTTAGCTCTCTTTTCTGGTGTAGGCCGGGAGGACCATGGGCGAGATCACATTGCTCAGATTGCCGTGCTTTTTCGCATCGGCCCGGAACCGCTGCAGATGCTGCACGGTGAGCTTCCCCTGCTTCATCGAGCCGGCCCGCCCGGCGGCCGTCAATCCCGAGCGCTTGCCGAAGACCATCAGGTCGAGCAACGAATTCCCCATCAATCGATTGCGTCCGTGGAGGCCTCCGGAGGCTTCGCCGGCCACGAACAAATTCTTCACGTTGGTTTCAGAATTCGTATCGATCTTCACGCCGCCGTTCTGATAGTGCAGCGTCGGATAGATCAACACCGGATCTTTGCTGATATCGATGCCGAACCGGTCGAACTGCATCAGCATCGCCGGGAAGTGTTTCTCAACAGTGCCGGGTCCGTGCTCTACATCAAGCAGCGGCGTGTCCAGCCAGACACCCACCCGGCCCGACATCGTACGAATACCGCGGCCCTCTTCGCACTCGCGGATGATGGAGGACGAGACGACGTCGCGGGTGTCGAGCTCGTTCACGAACCGTTCGCCCTTGGCATTGACCAGATGACCGCCTTCGGAACGAATTCCTTCGGTCACCAACTGTCCCACCAACTGCTCGGGGAAAACCGCGCCGGAGGGGTGATATTGGAACGTATCGATGTGCGCCAGCTTGGCACCCATGCGGTAAGAGAGACAGAGCCCGTCGCCGGTCGCACCGTAGTGATTGCTGGTCGGGAATCCTTGGATGTGGAGACGGCCGATCCCGCCGGTCGCGAGGATCACCGACTTTGCGGCCACGACGACATACCGGTGATTGTCCAAATCCTTGAAAATGGCGCCGCTGCACTGACCGTTCTCATCGCTGAGCAACTCCACCGCTGCGCAGAATTCCAACATCTGGATTTTTTGATTCAGCACTTCGTCCTTGAGCACCCGCATGATCTCCAGACCGGTATAGTCCGAGCAGGTCAGAAGCCGCGGCTTGGAGCTGCCGCCGCCTTTTTTTACATGCAGATTTCCATCGGCTTGGCGATCGAACAACACCCCCAGTTCGATGAGCCACTTGGCGATCGCAGGTCCGTCATCCACCATGGTCTTCAACAGATCATGGTCGTTGTGCATGTGGCCGCCCTTGAGGGTATCGAGGAAATGCGTGACCGGAGAATCCTCCGGCGCCACGGAGATCTGCATCCCGCCCTGCGCCATCACGCTATTGGAATCGCCCAGTCTGAGCTTGGTGGCCAGAATGACTTTTGCGCCGGCTCCGTGCGCGTGCAGCGCCGCAGCGCAACCGGCCCCGCCGCCGCCGATCACTAACACATCGGTGGTGTAGTCCGGAGTCAGATCCACATCGTCCTGGATCAGGCTGTCTCCTTCGAGCAACGTCGCCAACTCGACGACCGTCTTCTCGTCGATATTGGGACCGAACCGGATCGGACGATAGGCACTCGCCCGATAGTCCGGGTGATACTTGTGAATCAGCTGATCGCGATCGGCAGGAGAAAACTTGGGAAGGGTTTGCTTCCGGCGAGCATCCCGAGTTTTGTGCACAATCTGTTGGAGCGCGTGAATATCCATCTCGGGTAGCCTCGGCAATAAAACTATTTTACGGTCGCACAGTGGTCGGCGAGTTCCTTCTCACTCATGGCAAGAACCTTCTTCCACTCATCGTTGAATCGTCCGTCCTGAATTTCTTTAATGCGGGTCTCCAGCCCTTGGGCCTTTTCCGTAAAATGCGCCCCCTGCGCACGGCTCACATAGAGCGCCACCAGATTGGGCGCAATGTCGGCGATGCAAACCGGTGTGCACATACCGCACATGACACAGTCCATAAACATCTCGGACACGCTCTTGAAGTCTCCGAAGACGGCTTTCCAGACGCCTTCGCGGACATCGATCTTCTGGGGACAGGCTTCGGTGCAGGCGTTACAATTCCGGCAGAGCGGGGCTTCAGGATAAAGATTGAACAGGTCCTGTTTGGGATCTTTGAGCGTTTGGATGTCGTAGGTCGCCTTCCGCGCGGGAAACGGCGGCATGATCGTGAACGACATCCCGTCCTGCACCGCCATCTGGCAGGCCAGGCATGTCCGTACCTTGGGATCGTCCTTCGTTCGATAGTAGGTCGCACAGGCGCCGCAGAACCCGCCGAGACAACCGGCCCCCCGCACCACTTCCTGCCCCGTGTACCACAGAGCCTTGATGACGGTGATGCCCCCCGGCACCTCATACTTCTTGCCGGAGATTTCGATCGAGACCATCCGGGGCTTCATCACCTCAGGCTGATCGATTACGTTGCTGTCTTCTTGTGCCATGCTTCCTCAAACTGGTAAGGGGTGAAGGGTGAGGGGCAGGCGCAAACCAGGCCCCTCACTGCTTACCCCTTACTCCTTACTCGTGCCGTTATGCAATCGCGTCGATGATCTTGTTCAGCGTCGCGCTCGGGCGCATCGCCTTCGAGGATTTCGCATCGTCAGGATGATAGTAACCACCGGTATCGACCGGCTTCCCTTGCGCGGCGATCAATTCACCGGCAATCTTGGCTTCATTGTCCGTCATCTCCTTGGCAACCTTGACGAAACGCGCCGCCAGGTTCTTATCCTGCGTCTGCTGGGCCAATGCCTGCGCCCAGTACAACGCCAGATAGAAATGACTGCCGCGGTTGTCGATTTCGCCGACCTTGCGCGCCGGCGATTTATTGCTCTCAAGGAACTTGGCATTGGCTTGATCGAGGGTGTCCGCCAGCATCTTCGCGGCCGGATTGTTGGCCACTTTGGCCAAATGCTCCAGCGAGGCGGCCAACGCCAGGAACTCGCCGAGCGAGTCCCACCGGAGATAGCCCTCTTCCTGGAACTGCTGCACGTGCTTCGGCGCGGATCCGCCCGCACCGGTCTCGAAGAGACCGCCGCCGTTGAGCAACGGCACAATCGACAGCATCTTGGCGCTGGTGCCGATTTCGAGAATCGGGAACAGGTCCGTCAGATAATCGCGTAACACGTTCCCGGTCACAGAGATCGTGTCCTTGCCTTCCTTGATCCGCTCCAACGAGAGACGCGTGGCATCCGCCGGCGTCATGATCCGGATGTCCAAACCGTTCGTATCGTGCTCCTTCAAATACTGATTCACCTTCGTGATCAGTTGCGCGTCATGCGCGCGATCCTTGTTCAGCCAGAAAATCGCCGGGGCGCCGGTCGCCCGCGCACGAGTCACCGCCAGCTTCACCCAGTCGCGGATCGGGGCATCCTTCACCTGGCACATGCGCCAGATATCGCCCTCTTCGACCTGGTGTTCCAGCAATGTCTTCCCTGTGGCATCCACCACACGGATCGTGCCGTTGCCCGGCACCTTAAAGGTCTTGTCGTGTGAACCGTACTCTTCCGCCGCCTGTGCCATGAGTCCGACGTTGGGCACGCTGCCCATGGTCTTCGGATCGAGGGCGCCGTGCTTCTTGCAGAAATCGATCACCTCACGATAGACCGGCGCATAGCTGGCATCGGGAATGACGCACTTCGCGTCCGCCGCCTTGCCGTCCGGCCCCCACATCTTGCCGCTGTCGCGAATGACCGGCGGCATGGAGGCATCGATGATGATGTCGCTCGGCACGTGCAGATTGGTGATGCCCTTGTCGCTGTTCACCATCGCCATCGGAGGCCGCTGCTTGTACACCGCCTGGATGTCGGCTTCGATCGCCTTACGCTGATCCTCAGGCAAGGCCTTGATCTTCGCATAGAGGTCACCGATGCCGTTGTCCGGATCCACACCCAGCTTTTTGAGCGTCTCGCCGTGCTTCGCAAACACATCTTTGTAGTAGACCGTCACGGCATGACCGAAGATCTTAGGATCCGAGACCTTCATCATCGTAGCCTTCATATGGAGCGAGAACAGCACACCCTGCTTGGCCGCATCCTGAATCTGCTCTTCGAGGAACGTGCGCAACGCCTTGACGCTCATGAAGGTCGCGTCGACCACTTCCCCTGCCTGCAAGGCCACTTTCGGCTTGAGCACCGTGGTCTTGCCGTCCTGGCCCACGAACTCGATCTTGGCATCGGTGGCCGCCGTCGTCGTCATCGACTTCTCATTCGAGAAGAAGTCCCCGCCCTTCATATGGCTGACATGCGATTTGGAGTCCGGACTCCAGGCGCCCATTTTGTGCGGATGTTTCCTCGTGTGGGCCTTGACGGACAAGGGCGCGCGGCGATCCGAGTTGCCTTCGCGCAATACCGGATTGACGGCGCTGCCTTTGACTTTGTCGTAACGGGACTTAATGTCCTTCTCTTTATCGTCCTTCGGATTTTCCGGGTACTCGGGCAGCTTGTAACCCTGGCTCTGTAATTCCTTAATGGCTCCCTGTATCTGGGGCAACGAGGCGCTGATGTTGGGCAACTTGATGATATTGGCTTCCGGCCTCTTGGCCAGTTCGCCCAATTCGGACAGTGCATCCGGCTGCTTTTGCTCCGGCGTCAGGTATTCCGGAAACACCGCGAGGATGCGGCCGGCCAGCGAGATATCCCGCAGTTCCACCGACACACCGGCTGCCTTGCTGAAGGCATTGATGATCGGCAAGAACGAATACGTCGCAAACATCGGCGCTTCATCGGTCTTGGTGTAGATGATCTTGTCCGCTTTTGTGCTCATGGCTCTCCCTCTGCCCCGATTTGTTAGTTCAGCGCGTTCAACGCCGAACCAGCCTTGAACCACGCAATCTGTTGCTCAGTAATGCTGTGGTTCGCCTGGATGGTGAGCGCCTTGCCATCCGTCTTGTGTATCGTCACCTGCACCGGCTTGCCGGGAGCCAAGCTGCTCAGCCCCGTCACACTGATACGGTCCTGCTGCTCGATCTTCTCGTAATCCTTCGGGTCAGAGAAGGTCAACGCCAAGATCCCCTGCTTTTTCAAATTCGTTTCATGGATGCGTGCGAAACCTTTGACCAGCACGACTTTGACGTTCAAGAATCGCGGCGACATCGCCGCATGCTCACGGCTGCTGCCCTCGCCATAGTTCTCGTCACCTACCACGATTGAGCCGATTCCTTTCGCCTTGTAGGCCCGGGCAATCTGCGCGATGGTCAGGTTCGACTCGCCGGTGAGGACATTGGTCCCCTTGCCCGGCTCGGACGAAAACGCGTTATTGGCGCCCAGGAACATATTGTCGCTGATCTTGTCCAAGTGGCCGCGGAACTTCAGCCAGGGACCGGCCGGCGAAATATGGTCGGTGGTCGTCTTCCCCTTGGTCTTGATCAACAGCGGGAGCTTCTCGAAATCCTTCCCGTCCCAACGGGGGAAGGGCTGCAAGAGCTGCAAGCGCTCGCTGGTCGGCGGAATATCGACGGTGAGTCCATCGCCATTCTCGGCCGGCGCAACGAAGCCTTCTTCGCCCTTCGCGAAGCCCTTTGCTGGGAGCTCTTCACCTTGCGGCGGCTCCAGCTTGAATTCTTTCCCGTCCGCACCCTTGAGCGTGCCATTGACCGGATCGAAGCCCAAGTCACCGGAGAGCGCATAGGCCGTGACCACTTCGGGGCTGGCAAGGAACGACAAGGTTTCGTTGATGCCGTCGTTGCGGCCGGGGAAATTGCGATTGAACGAACTGACAATCGAGTCCGCCTTGCCCTTTACACCATCAGCGCGCTTCCACTGACCGATGCAGGGACCGCAGGAATTCGACAGGACGGTGCCGCCCATCTTCTCGAAGGTCTCCAGGAACCCGTCGCGCTTCATCGTGCGATAGATCCGCTCGGAGCCCGGCGACACGAGGAACGAGGCCTTCGCCTTCAGACCGGCCTTCATGCCCTGCTTGGCAATGTGCGCCGAC includes:
- a CDS encoding DUF3365 domain-containing protein; this encodes MIRRRLLPALGVFLASVLGPLSVFAGDDAVETGRLLAILLDAGRGAVAANQPLINDASKGDKGFTPDVFAQQLAEKFKARTGVDLGNLKTSGVPGSAQKLLPELVAAAKQTVADNQATINKPGVGYKGFTPAHFGTQTAAGFSAKTSIYMKQTTTDTLLRNPKNKADAFEAGMMKKLGDPGYPRQGDKIMSEPVGGDVRVMLPLFYGKGCMGCHGGPKGETDVSGYKKEGANEGDLGGAVSVKLPAK
- a CDS encoding VIT1/CCC1 transporter family protein, producing MQAASAYDPRLARDLILDELFDLSLYKALRGVTEPDVHDTLDELIKVETAHLAFWQRFFNLKLEQLDLGRRIKLSVMMLVCRLFGSTAVHLVLEAIEVHGVRKYLALWRAYQGKPLAEALRGILMDEFKHEDVLVTALTQRKINPEKIRNIFLGLNDGLVEILGAVSGFFGAFGSTTMVLIAASTTAVAGALSMAAGAFLALNSEKEVKSTEVAKKLFLGEESEFTPMEEQPLSSALVVGSAYLLGAIVPVFPVLIGATDALFSILTAGLMVVLVSTILSFLSGMDIKRRIVLNLVIITVAVSISYGIGIVAKNYWGIAL
- a CDS encoding radical SAM protein, whose translation is MKSNQGVCLRVFLIHVRDPQFYALPAKTRAKNGNIRVMGFPPIGIMSLSSVVKQAGHECVMFDQANPDTPNDVIIDQINREQPDLVGLSFLSTTSYPYAKILARQIRATNPKVKLAFGGVFASLNAPLVKLQCPEVDYVCRGDGEQLLLDLLANFDSPEAVASLTWMKDGKVVHNPNRPMERHLDQWPFPDRESLKLDFIESMPLDVPAVLSMERFTTMQTSRGCPWPCVFCDIPIFNEGKWRARTPAHVVAELKYLEEHGYGSVYFVDDHFLLQPKRIEAICQGAMDEKLTIQWGIEGRVDSVAQHLFPAMAKAHCRTVMFGIESGSQKILDRLKKEQTLAEVTTAVKNAKKAGIEIVHGFFTVGNPDETVEDMKATFDFAAKLPLDTFGFNRLCVYRGTPLWQEYVKRGLVQESTDWYKYFKCSEIDPTCLPGETINRVRQKGLQKLFMYKLFCYPIQTIRLLRRFLRFMPVRDVVFLITKPFMGQKKGATKSEVLSRAVEHADMKDAAAQMTQMTDEMLHDVLEASRAERERIQREAEGSRELPMFSAR
- the sucD gene encoding succinate--CoA ligase subunit alpha, whose protein sequence is MSILVNKNTRVVVQGITGKEGSFHATQCKAYGTKVVAGVTPGKAGQEVEGIPVFNTVRDAVKKEGCDTSLIFVPPPFCADAILEAADAGVKLIICITEGIPVNDMVKVKRALHGRDVRLIGPNCPGVITVDEAKIGIMPGFIHKKGIVGVVSRSGTLTYEAVHQLSTLGLGETTCVGIGGDPVNGTGFVDVLALFEKDPETQGIVMIGEIGGDAEEKAAEFIKKNVKKPVVSFIAGITAPPGRRMGHAGAIVSGGKGTAAEKMKTLESAGVKVVKNPAEIGNAIKLALGR
- the sucC gene encoding ADP-forming succinate--CoA ligase subunit beta; this translates as MNVHEFQAKQLFAQFGVPVPRGKEVTSPEAATAWANELNTPVFVVKAQIHAGGRGKAGGVKITKDKAAVAGLAKELIGKTLVTHQTGPKGRQVHRLLLEEGANISKELYLSILVDRDSGWPVFIASTEGGMEIEEVAEKTPEKIIKELIDPAVGFQGYNGRNVAFALGLNTIEPAVMNPFIQMMGNLYRMFMEKHAAMVEINPLIITKEKTIVALDGKVSFDDNALFKHADVQQMRDLNEEEPLEIEAGASNLNYVKLDGNIGCMVNGAGLAMATMDVIKLAGSEPANFLDVGGGATKETVAAGFRILLKDPNVKGIFINIFGGIVRCERIANGVIEAAKEVKITVPLVVRLQGTNAEEGRKLLAESGLKLEVANDLWEAAQKIVKLTGKAA